In the Octopus bimaculoides isolate UCB-OBI-ISO-001 chromosome 7, ASM119413v2, whole genome shotgun sequence genome, TGATGAAATCATTGAACTATGCTGGTCTCTTGGTTACTCACTGCATGGCTCAAAACttgttaattaatcaatttatttatttattttactttgtttttcctCCCCTCCAGTAGACTGCCAATGCAAAGTCCaaccatgtgtacatatatatatatatgtgtgtgtgtgtttgtgtacacacatatatatatgtatgtgtacacacacacacacacacacacacacacacatatatatgtatgtatgtagtgtacatatatacgaggtgATAACAAAATGTTcttggactagttatgtttaataaagaataacttatttacctaagttttaacatcattgccttcaaaatagtcaccttgcatggcaatacactggtcccagtgttcctgccacttttggaatgtGGCCTGGAAGTTTTTTTCTGTAAGCAGGTCAGGGACTTTCTGTGATTCACTCAGGATCTTGACAATGGTtttaaaatggcaacctttgagttgcattttcatcttggggaagagatagaaATCCACAGGTCGGGTGCGGAAGCAATATAATGTTTTTGGTAAGAAACTTGTGAGTGAGGAGAGTTTGGTGAAGAATTTAATTCTTTGTGTTCCATAGATCCAGCCACTTTCATCAAacgtcctccctcaaatgcttcaaaatgttgcagttgaactcttgattgatggtcttTTCCTGGGGGataaattctcaatgcacaatttCCAGGGATGATGCTTGTAGCTGGTTTTCCAGATTGCTCTTAATTTTCCTGGAAGGTTCTTCTGCTTTTTGAGGTGCCTGTGCCACTCAAACCATTGTGTACAAACCATTGCCTTGTCATTGTAAGCTTGCCAAATcatgctcaatgtttctgtagcagacttcccaagttaaatgcaaaatttcatgttgactcTTTGTTCCTATCCATGACAAAATCTCAGACTATAGCATACActtgatcacaaaaacacaaatttcacaacttgtgaagtaaacacagtgatatcACGCAgcacactacctcatgaaggtcatagctagctctcactgcacacacaaccgTATCTGTCATCTAAGGGTGCACTATAGTACTAGCTAAGagactttttgataccaccttgtatatatgtgtacacatatataatcatcatatatatatatatatatatatatatttcaaaataatttttctattgtcttggcctaacagcccttaccgtttgttttcactgttctgtcttgtttttaatgtcttttactgtcttgttctcactgtcctgttcttgtttacactttcaccctcctcaaaaaattccaaatttaattaatttgctttgtgggaaggactgttccaacgaagtcacgtattgtccttgccttcgaaatgcggagtagatggaacagggacaactgaagaagggcaatattctttatgttgcatgtcttgtttctctgtttgtttttttcgttgtctgaaaaaaagttcgttttctgtcttcgtctttatgttcttgtttctcattgtgtttaacgttttttgtgatgtcctgaacccatatatgcatgtatatatacatatagatgtaggtatgtacatatatgtatggatatatgcatatgtttatatattatttatgttatgtatgtatgtatgtatgtatgcatgcatgtttgtgtacatatacagatgaATGCCCTCTGTAAGTCACTTTATCTTCAATGTATTGCTTCTCTGGGCATTGACACATTAAAGTTCAACATCTAGCAGCTGACTTGGTAGAAGTCCACAAGATTattcaccatctttccaacaacagcTTTGACCACCTTTGTAAATTCAATACCTCTACCAATCatggatatgcatataaaattaaaaagaaacagtgCAGCAACCATGACTTCTGGAAACATTTTTCATGTTCAGAATTGTTGCAGTGTGGAATAAACTACCCATGTCAATTGTTTGCTGTCAGGActctgcatccttcaaaaattccatgcctCCTGACATGCCTTTGCACCCTTTCTTCTCTATGAgtcttttaatgttcatttttctgtcTTCTACAGTTTTATTTTGTGTACTATGGCTTTCATTGCTGTATTGGCATTTGCCTTTATCTTAGACAACATAGGTGGCAAGGAGAGGGGAAactggtatgtatgggcaactgctggtcttccacaatcttgcatggacttgtgccttggtggGGAACTTTCTTTGTGCAATTCTatggttattcatgactgaagagggtCTCTACCCTTAACCCTAGTGCACCTCAGTATTGTATACAATTAGTCATTATTTTTAGATGACATTAAATTGCTtttgttaaacgatgatgatgatgatgtatgtgtacatacatatatatcacatatatatgtatgtgtacacacacacacacacacacatatataggttatgtttaaaattaaagtttagatagGAGACTTTAAAATGAAGTATCCAAACCTTGATCTGAGTATGTCTGTGGTCATGTAACTTGGGAACATGTTCACCTAATACAGCTACCAGGCATCATCTGCAGTCCTGCACTTTAGTCGGAGGTCTATGTGAGGAATTCATTGGTGTACGTTTAgtatatctaaaataattgaTAGGGAAAACTGAGTGTACTGTAAGTTTTATTTAGCAAGACAATCATTTCAGCTTACTTCTGCACTGCTTCCTAGTGGGTGGGGAACAATATAATGTAATCGAATGCACTCAGCAGTGCAGAAGAAACCTCATCAGGTTATGTAATATGCTACAGTGTAATAATATGTACATTTTTCTACTGTGTATGGTAGGATGGTATGATGCATGCATTTATAGTAGTTCACAAATTCATTAATGTACATATTATTACACTGTAACATATTATGTAATCTGATGAAGTTTCTTCTGCATGTGGGGTACATTTGATTACATTATATCATTCCCCACCCACTAGGCAGCAGTGCAGATATAAGCCGAAATGATCGTTGTGCTAAATAAAGCTTACAATATGTCTTCCCTATCacttacttaaaatatatatatattgcaatatacgGATTCATGGAATCTTGTGGTAATCGTGAAAAAGCTCCTCCAGTGGAACTggctacaatatatattataatacttcATAGGTATGTTGACTCATTCAAACAGACAAGATGTATATAATCCTTCATAAGCNNNNNNNNNNNNNNNNNNNNNNNNNNNNNNNNNNNNNNNNNNNNNNNNNNNNNNNNNNNNNNNNNNNNNNNNNNNNNNNNNNNNNNNNNNNNNNNNNNNNNNNNNNNNNNNNNNNNNNNNNNNNNATAGGTATGTTGACTCATTCAAACAGACAAGATGTATATAATCCTTCATAAGCGAACCTCTATGCACTTGAAATGTCAAAacgatatatattaaataatcaagagaaaattaaaaaccaGAATCAGTCGAATCTGCTCAAAGTTCAAACATACACTGAGCCGCAAAAGGAATTcgatttttttcaaatgtcatttcaatatagtaaattctgaaaatttatttcagggatgtaaatgtaaacattccaagacatgctggtttatggctgagacccaaattgcaggtaacctttcaactttccctgaAACAAGATGCCAAAACTTAACTGTGTTGAATGTCGTGGGTAGCAGTCACAAACAATTGTCACAAAAATCGAAATGCATGTGCATCTCATggaggttatgggtataaaaCTGCATTCCTGGCATTCGCAATTTAGATGCATCAGGTATGTGGTATTGTGCAGTGCAGAGAGAAGAAGCTATCGGTTGAATGCAAGCAGGGTAGTGTGCCCTGGTTGTTACgaaagcttacaatgtccatgtcagcaccatctatTGCCTGCAACAGCAATACAACACCACCGACAGTACTGCAGATGATGCCCGAAGAAGGTGCCCCTGCATGACCACGCTGAGGCAGGACCACTTTATCCACCTGCAACACCTCCGTGATAACTTCAGACTGGCCAGCGTGACAGCTCGTGAGACCATTGGCACTGGACAGTGACCCATCAGCGATGACACAGTAAGACATTGACAGATTACCAACAACCTGCATTGCCATCATCCTGCTTGAGGACCTGTCCTCACTGCCTGCCACCGTCAGGCACAGCTATAGTGGGCTACACAGCACTGACACTGGTGACCTCAACAATGGAGGTCAATAGTCTTCTCTGATGAGAGCCAGTACTGTGTTACCACCTCAGATGGCAGCGAAGGTGTGGTGTAGGAGGTATGAATGCTACAGAGACACATGTTTTCTGGAGAGAGACGTATGGGGTGGCAAAAGCATCATGGCTGGAGGTGCTATAGGCCTGAATCAAAGTATTGggccccatgtgttccaaaatgttggtgtaGGTGgagggaatggcatcacagcGCAGCGCTAcattgaccagatcctaagacctcacatcgCGCCCTTCTTCGAGCATCGCTGTAGCCACatgttccagcaggacaatgctccctcccacatGGCCAGGGTCACCATGGACTTTCTGCAtcagcacaacatcagaaccatgccaTGGCCAGTGCTCAGCTCAgatttgaacccaattgaacacctgtgggatgaaatccagagatggCTGAACCAGGTTGTCCCAAAGCTGACAACTCATGTGGAACTGGAGGCAGCTTTCCTCAGAgtgtgggcacaggtgccaatggctCTTGTGAACTGCCTCATGCACTCCATGTACCAATGGTGTATGGCCGTTTTAAAGACCCATGGAGGGCATACATAGTATTGAACATGTCACGCCCTTGACGTGCTGGATCTGTCCACTATCAGAATACATGACAACGTCCCttagactgtggtcaaagtgcatccaagaaactgactttatcagatttatcaaaatttatctctgacataatgaaatcaaaatatatttcagtcaCACATATCTcacgtttcttttgcggttcagtgtataCTAAGTCTTTCCTGTGGTGCTTCAAATTAGTGCCCTTAAATGTTAATGAGTAAACTGtcttttagatttcattataaGGACACTATTACaccaacatataaatacacacacctatgtgttcatgtatatacacacaaatacattttcccattttttataaacatttatatatactatgttaCCTTCAATGTCCTTTTTATGGAGCTGTCGGCATCCATCTGCATCCATCTGCATCCATCTGCATCCATCTGCATCCATCTNNNNNNNNNNCATCTGCATCCATCTGCATCCATCTGCATCCATctgcatccatctgcatcacatgatcaAATCAGCACAGCAActaattcctcttatacctaaCTCCTCTCTCGAAACACTAGCACTCTGCTGAACATGTACACTTAGTCCActacattcagggcccatgtctcactaccatgtagaattgctgtccatatatatgcatcatgcaatcttcctttcactcagaaaAGAAACCTCTTGTGGCCAGCAGAGGTAACAACTATCTGAATTTCCTCCAACCTATTCTAGTTATCACACTCTCTGTGCATCATCACCAATACtaatttggtcccctaggtagcagaaattatctactagcTCTAGTGAGCCACCAgagcatttgagagaatcaatttcctgAGTCTCTAAAGTTTTCAtggatcctgtgcatcttccacatatgaaAACTATCCTCTCTGATAACCTTATtaatccactgcacctcttgtgtgtccatagcttacactgggtacactgtatggagttcttgcctacacctttcctacaaattgaacagggccacctacctgagaTGGGTAGTGTCCTGTCAGTTTTCCTACTTAGTAGcaccttagtctttgctaagttaaccttaaggcccttcgattcgagattttgcttccacacctacaATTTCTCATCTAGCTCTGATATAGACTCTGCCAtgagggcaagatcatcagcagTTCCCAAGTGCTGCTGGTCTTGAATTCCTAcattatggcctggaggacagtGATGAAAAGGAGGGGACTAAGGACTGAACCTAAATGAACCCCTACCTGTACACAAAATTCTTTACTGTACTTGTGGTTAACTCTCGCATTACTGAAAGCATCTTTGTACATGGTGTGTACAGCTTTCACCAGCTGCTCATCTGTCCTTAGCCTCCTCAGAGCCCACCATATCACCCAGTGGGGCACTTTATTGAAGGCTTTCTCTAGATCAACGAATGCCAAGTATAATGTTTattcttagctaaatacttctcttgcagttgcctgactgtgaaaatagcatcagtagtgcttctttgCTGGACAAAGCCGAACTGCATTTCGGCTAGCCTAATTCTGCTCCTAGTTAATTGGGCTATACCACTTTTAGtaattttcatcacctggtcctGGAGTTTGATGCCTCTATAATTGATTCTATCAAAAGAATCAcccttacccttgtagcagctaacaatTACACTGCTATGCCAGTCACTGGATATTACATCTTTCTGAATGATCTGATTATGCAGGTGACTAGCCCATATCCTACCATACcggatattttgagcatctcagcTGTGATTCTAGACGGACCAGGGGCTTTCCtggttttcatgttttaattgccttatctatcatACTGCTGTCCACTAGGATAGCCAGTCCCTCTGTTGGGTTAACATGAGGGAGACTCCCTTTATaccattcattctctacattcaacAGTCTCACATTGTAACttttccatgcctctttcttatCCAtatcactaagtgcaagcatatcATTATCTATCAGCACACACTGTCTAGCAATCTggaacacttcaagtctctgatCTTCACACAGTAGGACACAGACAAACCTATTCTTTGCTGCTTCTACTCTAGCTAGATAGACCTGATGTCTAGCCTCACATACACAGGAAGCACGCAAGACAGATGGAATACCTTATACAATTTTAGTTAGAACTTCAGAtaaagaaaaaccaaacaaagAATATACAATAGAAACGATGAAATATTTTAGAAGTCAACTCAAATTGATATTTCACAgctttatttgatttttgtttgaaagAGATAACTCTATTTCAATGATTtaactttaataataacaaatgcaATAGTTCACATAAAGAAATCATTTGGATGATGAgattaaaattatgtttaaagTAAAAGCATTGATTTACAAATCtcatcttgaaaatatttataagcacTTCTCAAGAATCATTGTCGGGAAACTTGTTCCTGTAATATACAGATACGAATTAAAAAGAACAAGATGACAGCTTAATAACGAACTTTCATCTGGTTTTTCTATATTTGTGGCAATGGTCTTGTCTAGTAATGTTCCCATGGAAAGAAAAGAGATCAGAACATAAAAGGTGTCAATCTACTCACAAACTTCTTTGCACTTTATAGCTAGAAGACTTAGCTGTTTCATTTATGAAAAACCAAGTGGTTGCCTTGAAAACACAACTGAAATGGCAAGAATGTTCTCCATAAGCAATCTGTCAGACAGTGTTATTACTGAAGGTATTTTATGACATATATCTTTGCAGTAAAGTTTGTCTTcaggtatgcatttgtgtgtgagtagttAAATTAcctttttgagaaaatgattttccacagatatcacaatggtatggtctATCACGAGTGTGTTTCCATTTATGACTAGATAAGTGAACATtctgagagaatgttttaccacaaacaTTGCATTGGTATGGTCTATCTCCTGTGTGTACACGTTTATGACAAGATAGATTACCTCtctgagagaatgttttaccacaaacatcacagtgatatggtctatctcctgtgtgaatacgtttatgacaAGATAGTTCACTACTTATGGAAAATGCTTTAttgcagatatcacaatggtatggtttttctcctgtatgaatacgtttgtgacaaATTAAACTACCACTCttagagaatgttttaccacaaatatcgcaGTGGTATGGTCTGTCTcctgtgtgtacacgtatgtggcTGGATAACTCACCATTCTGagcaaatgttttaccacaaatatcacagtgatatggtttctctccagtgtgaacgCGACTGTGACGAGATAAATGAGCattcattgaaaatgttttgccacagatatcacagtgatatgcaCCCCTTCCTTCATGGGTTTGTTTGTGACGAGTTAACTGATTAGTaagagagaatgttttaccacagatatcacagcaatgtGGTTTCTTACCTGTATGGAGGTGTTGGTGACATGTTAATGCATTCTTTCGAGAGAATGTTTCCCCACAAacatcacaatggtatggtttctctccagtgtgaatacgtttatgactAGATAAGCTACCACTTGCGgtgaatgctttaccacagatatcacagtagtAGGGCCTGTCACCAGTGTGGATACGTTTATGGCGAGATAAACTACCACTtacagagaatgttttaccacatatATTACAGTGGTATGGCCTGTCACCTGTGTGTATCCTTTTATGACTATATAAATTACTACTCTGAGAGAATTTTCTgttacagatatcacaatgatatggcttgtCTCCAGTGTGTTTTCGTTTGTGACGAGCTAGTTCACCATTGCAAGTGAATTTcttgccacaaatatcacaagaacatggtttctctccagtatgagtacgtttatgagCTGTTAAATTTCCACTTGCAGAGAAtgttttgccacagatatcacaacgaaATGGTTCTTCaccagtgtgaatacgtttatgagaaTACAGTGTACTATTTGATGTGAaagttttaccacagatatcacagtggtatggtctctctcctgtgtgaatacgtctaTGAGAGTTCAATGAACTATTTGTAGTAAATcttttaccacagatttcacaaggATAAGGCTTTGAGCCTGTGTGAATTAGTTTATGTTGAATTAAATTACTAACTCTTGCAAATGTCTTTGCACAAATGTCACAGcagtatggtttctctccagtgtgagtacgtttgtgttcAGTAAGGTGACTGCTTTTTATGAACATCTTCCCACAGATACCACATGGATATGGTCTCTCTTTTGAATCTCTCAGGGTGTCATGAAATAaatctttattcttatatttagttTCTCTGTGAACATGGCTTTTACATAGCTTATTTGCCATAATTTCCACTGTATTCTATAAAATATACTAGAAATGCCTTGTTTGTTGGTTTGCTTTTAAGATTAATATTCATTGAAAATTTCTAACAAATGACAAGTATCAAATCCTATTTTCTTAAAAAGTAAAACTTGCAAAGAGAATTTGTAAAATATTGGCAACATTTGGTGTTGGTGCAGCTATAAGGAAACACAAGCTAGATTCCTCTGCTGGGtttaatattgtaattaaaaatcAGAAAGCAAATGAAGAGTAAATAATCTCTAGCTATCAAACTTTATAAACGAAACttcaaaaacaaatacattaGGCTCTTCCATGTTAGTAAAGGAGATGTGACTAGGTGTTGTTTCTAGTGTGATAAGAGGACAGACATAAATTACAACCTGGGACATGAAATATATCACGAATACCTAATACTGGTTCTCTAATTATTCACACAATGAAATGCCAACAGCAGGATATGAACAAACCACCCAAGAATATCCAAAGACCATTTTGCCTCAGATGCAATCCGACTGAATATTTATAGAACATTCCTCAAGTCATACAATTTATCTCCAGCAAAGGTAGGAAATCTTTCCatttattggaaatatttcaCAGTCATTCAGTCAAGGTTTTAAAAACAGCATCACATATGTTCTTGATCATTTCATAAATTCACTGTGGCATCTTGGGGTGATAAATTTCCATCTCAATGTCACCAGATAttctgaaacaagtataaaatataaaaaacaaatgttaacgTGAGTTATTGGTAAGTATAAAATTGATCCAGTATGAAAAGTTAGGTAagtaagaaagaaatggaaaatatctacaaaaccaAACCTCAATAGTATGGACATGTAGTGGAAATGAATGAGAATTGAGTGAAATTCGTCAGGAAAATGTAGACTTACCTCCTGAGTATTGTAATTTTTCATTCTCATTTGACTAAATTTTAGACAACTGTAAAACCTTGTGATAttatcttatctctttcaatatCTTA is a window encoding:
- the LOC106877496 gene encoding zinc finger protein 845, which encodes MANKLCKSHVHRETKYKNKDLFHDTLRDSKERPYPCGICGKMFIKSSHLTEHKRTHTGEKPYCCDICAKTFARVSNLIQHKLIHTGSKPYPCEICGKRFTTNSSLNSHRRIHTGERPYHCDICGKTFTSNSTLYSHKRIHTGEEPFRCDICGKTFSASGNLTAHKRTHTGEKPCSCDICGKKFTCNGELARHKRKHTGDKPYHCDICNRKFSQSSNLYSHKRIHTGDRPYHCNICGKTFSVSGSLSRHKRIHTGDRPYYCDICGKAFTASGSLSSHKRIHTGEKPYHCDVCGETFSRKNALTCHQHLHTGKKPHCCDICGKTFSLTNQLTRHKQTHEGRGAYHCDICGKTFSMNAHLSRHSRVHTGEKPYHCDICGKTFAQNGELSSHIRVHTGDRPYHCDICGKTFSKSGSLICHKRIHTGEKPYHCDICNKAFSISSELSCHKRIHTGDRPYHCDVCGKTFSQRGNLSCHKRVHTGDRPYQCNVCGKTFSQNVHLSSHKWKHTRDRPYHCDICGKSFSQKGNLTTHTQMHT